In the genome of Vicia villosa cultivar HV-30 ecotype Madison, WI linkage group LG7, Vvil1.0, whole genome shotgun sequence, one region contains:
- the LOC131617025 gene encoding auxin-responsive protein SAUR71-like, which yields MKQFIRKLSCISDSLLRSNSTKPQRAESVHSDHVPEGHVPVYVGEEMQRFVLNAEILNHPVFMNLLNLSVQEYGYTHNGVLRIPCRVSVFEQVLEAVRLGRDPQIIRDILGSSSDETS from the coding sequence ATGAAACAGTTCATTCGCAAACTCTCCTGTATAAGTGACTCTCTTCTCCGATCCAACTCAACCAAACCGCAACGTGCTGAATCAGTCCATTCAGATCATGTGCCAGAGGGTCATGTTCCAGTGTACGTGGGAGAAGAAATGCAGCGGTTTGTCCTCAATGCAGAGATACTCAATCATCCGGTTTTCATGAACCTCCTCAACCTATCAGTTCAAGAATACGGTTACACACATAATGGTGTGCTTCGAATCCCATGTCGTGTTTCTGTGTTTGAGCAAGTTCTTGAAGCGGTTCGACTCGGTCGTGACCCTCAAATTATTCGCGACATCCTCGGTTCCTCGTCCGATGAGACTTCTTAA